The Mauremys mutica isolate MM-2020 ecotype Southern chromosome 1, ASM2049712v1, whole genome shotgun sequence genome has a segment encoding these proteins:
- the ZBED1 gene encoding E3 SUMO-protein ligase ZBED1, which produces MENKSLEGSPSDLKLVAHPRAKSKVWKYFGFDTNAEGCILQWKKIYCRICMAQIAYSGNTSNLSYHLEKNHPDEFCEFVKSNTEQMREAFATAFSKLKPESSQQVVQDTLIMKTSHNYENKKHQELTAAVISLICEGMYPSSIVDEPTFKALLRTADPRYELPSRKYFCTKAIPEKYNGIREIVLKELTEILWCGISTDMWRSENQNRSYVTLAVHFLNSSPSNCLAVNSRCLKTFEVPEENTAETITRVLYEIFIEWGINTKVFGATTDYGKDIVKACSLLDIPVQMPCLGQTFNAGIQQAFQLPKLCSLLARCRKLVEYFQQSTVAMYMLSEKQKQQNVLHCMLVSDRVSWWGSTLAMLQRLKEQQFVIAAVLVEDSNNHHLMLEASEWNTIEGLVDLLQPFKQVAEMMSASKYPTISMVKPLLHMLLNTTLNIKENDLKEISMAKEVIAKELSTTYQHTPEIDMFLNVATFLDPRYKKLPFLSAFERQQVENRVVEEAKSLLEKVKENTFRPEEKFFTVSEEPPVKKIIISSTPPPTSAINNMLAEIFCQTGGVEDQEEWHAQIVEELSNFKSQKVLGLNEDPLKWWSDRLALFPVLPKVLQKYWCILATRVFPERLFGSSANVVSAKRNRLAPAHVDEQIFLYENTRNVSEAEPEDEDEGEWGLEQEQIFNLNDTVNVSSNFFNIRDSGFI; this is translated from the coding sequence ATGGAGAATAAAAGCTTAGAAGGCTCGCCATCAGATCTAAAGTTAGTGGCTCATCCAAGAGCAAAGAGTAAAGTATGGAAGTACTTTGGGTTTGATACTAATGCAGAAGGATGCATATTACAGTGGAAGAAAATCTATTGCCGCATCTGCATGGCCCAAATTGCCTATTCAGGAAACACGTCCAACCTTTCATACCACCTTGAGAAAAATCATCCTGATGAGTTCTGCGAATTTGTGAAAAGTAACACTGAGCAAATGAGGGAAGCATTTGCTActgcattttcaaaactgaagCCAGAATCATCACAGCAGGTTGTTCAAGACACTTTAATTATGAAGACCAGCCACAATTATGAAAACAAAAAGCATCAAGAATTGACTGCTGCTGTGATTAGCCTAATTTGTGAGGGCATGTATCCTTCCTCTATTGTTGATGAACCCACATTCAAGGCACTTTTGAGAACAGCTGATCCTAGATATGAACTTCCTAGCAGGAAATATTTCTGCACAAAAGCAATTCCCGAAAAATACAATGGTATTAGAGAAATTGTGTTAAAAGAACTTACTGAAATTCTATGGTGTGGCATATCCACTGATATGTGGAGAAGTGAAAACCAGAATAGATCGTATGTAACACTCGCAGTTCATTTTCTGAACAGTAGCCCTTCTAACTGTCTGGCTGTTAACTCCCGGTGTTTAAAAACATTTGAAGTGCCGGAGGAAAATACTGCAGAGACTATTACACGAGTCCTCTATGAAATCTTTATTGAATGGGGGATCAATACAAAAGTCTTTGGTGCTACAACAGATTATGGTAAAGACATTGTGAAAGCTTGCTCTCTCCTAGATATTCCCGTACAAATGCCTTGTTTGGGGCAGACTTTTAATGCAGGAATACAACAAGCTTTTCAGCTTCCAAAACTGTGCAGCCTCCTTGCCAGGTGCCGAAAACTGGTGGAATATTTTCAGCAATCCACGGTCGCAATGTACATGTTAAGTGAGAAGCAGAAGCAACAAAATGTTCTCCACTGTATGCTTGTAAGTGATCGTGTTTCCTGGTGGGGAAGCACACTTGCCATGTTGCAACGTCTTAAAGAACAGCAGTTTGTAATTGCAGCAGTTCTTGTGGAGGACAGCAATAACCACCATCTGATGCTGGAAGCCAGTGAATGGAATACAATTGAAGGCCTGGTGGACCTACTTCAACCCTTTAAGCAGGTTGCTGAGATGATGTCTGCTTCAAAATATCCAACAATCAGTATGGTGAAACCCCTCCTCCACATGCTTCTAAATACCACATTGAACATCAAAGAGAATGATTTGAAAGAAATTAGCATGGCCAAGGAAGTGATAGCCAAAGAGTTATCAACAACATACCAGCATACACCTGAGATAGACATGTTTCTCAATGTTGCAACTTTTCTGGACCCTAGGTACAAAAAACTACCTTTCCTTTCAGCATTTGAACGACAACAGGTAGAAAACAGAGTGGTGGAGGAAGCAAAAAGCCTTttggaaaaagtaaaagaaaacacTTTCAGGCCTGAAGAAAAGTTCTTTACAGTGTCAGAAGAGCCACCTGTGAAAAAAATAATCATCTCCTCTACTCCTCCCCCTACCAGCGCAATCAATAACATGCTTGCGGAAATCTTTTGCCAGACAGGAGGGGTGGAAGACCAAGAGGAATGGCATGCTCAGATTGTTGAGGAATTGAGCAACTTTAAATCACAAAAGGTTCTTGGTCTAAATGAAGACCCCCTTAAGTGGTGGTCTGACAGACTAGCATTATTTCCTGTTTTACCAAAGGTACTTCAGAAATATTGGTGTATTCTAGCCACAAGAGTCTTCCCTGAACGCCTTTTTGGTTCCTCTGCTAATGTTGTAAGTGCTAAGAGAAACCGGTTAGCCCCAGCTCATGTTGATGAGCAGATCTTTTTGTACGAAAACACTCGCAATGTGTCTGAAGCAGAACCTGAAGATGAGGATGAAGGCGAGTGGGGCTTGGAACAGGAacagatttttaatttaaatgacacAGTTAATGTGAGCAGCAATTTCTTTAATATCCGAGACAGTGGGTTCATTTAA